Within Candidatus Auribacterota bacterium, the genomic segment TCCCGGTGGGATGGCTTGGAGCGAAAAGAGCCGCACGGTGGAGGCGCTCCTCAGGCCCTGAACGCCTTTCGCGAGCGGCTTCGCCCCCCTGGTGAGCGCGCCCGGCCTGCCCGGGGTGAGTGAGTACACTATCCCCCCCTGTCCCGTGATGACCGCCCACGCGTTGAATACCTGATTGATTGGCTGGACGATTACGTCTATGGCAAAGGGACTTCCCGGGGGCGGGGAGGTCGTGTTCATCAGGAGCGCGAGGGATTGCACGGGAGGCGTGGGGGAGGGATCGGGCTGCCCGTCAAGGAGGACAACCCTGGTTACTTTTTCGAGCACCTGGAGAGCGGTGAAGTTCCTCTGGTTGTACCCATAGCGGAGGCCCTGGGCGCCGAAATTCGCAGAGTCGGAGCCGTTCAGCGCATTCGGGTGTATCCCGTCTGCGCTGATTCCCCCATTGACCATGCCCGGTCCCTCGAGCGCCAGCCAGTAGTTCCACAACGGGACCCCGTTTGCAGTCGCCACGTCGATGGTGATCTGGTTAAAGGGAATCACGAGGGCGGCGCGAGCGGCGCTGTCATACCGGTGCGGGATGGTGCTGAGGACCGGGATCACCCCTCCGGCGACGCACTCCTGCACGATGGAGGTCAGGCTCCCGCGAAATGTATCCGCGCCATAGTGCTCGAGGTCGTTGGTGCCAAACATGATGAGAGCGACAGCAGGCCTTGCGAGGAGCAGCTCGCACCTGAGCGCGGTAAGAGAGCGGTCGGGGCAGTAGCCGGGCAGGGTGAGTGCGTGGATGGCGCTCCAGCCGCTCACCGCGCACGCGCTCATCCGGGTAAAGGAATTCACCCTTCCGCACCAGCCTGAGGTTCTCCACGATGAATCGGTGCGGGCGCCGAAGTAGGCAATCGCGGATCGGAGCTCGGTGTGGCCGGCGAGGGCGTAGTCGCCGCAGCCGATCGGCGTGAGGAACAGGTTTGATGCGGTGATGCTGTCGCCCATCCGGCTGAGCACGTCAGGGTAGTTGCCGAGCGCCTGCCCTTTGGCATGCACCGCCTGTAGCCGGGTTTTCATGGCGGCGTCGATTACGGGAATAACGGGCGGCTGGTCATAGGCGGCAGTGGGAGATGAAGACACTGCGCACACGAGAAAAATAATTGCCTCCAGGGCTGCCCCTTTCATCACGGCGGCACTCCACCGCTTTATCATATGTCCTTCCTCCTGATGATCAGCATCGGGGTATTCGGATTTGGCATACCGCTGCCAGAGATTAGCATAATGGCGCAGTTACTGTCGCTC encodes:
- a CDS encoding SGNH/GDSL hydrolase family protein yields the protein MIKRWSAAVMKGAALEAIIFLVCAVSSSPTAAYDQPPVIPVIDAAMKTRLQAVHAKGQALGNYPDVLSRMGDSITASNLFLTPIGCGDYALAGHTELRSAIAYFGARTDSSWRTSGWCGRVNSFTRMSACAVSGWSAIHALTLPGYCPDRSLTALRCELLLARPAVALIMFGTNDLEHYGADTFRGSLTSIVQECVAGGVIPVLSTIPHRYDSAARAALVIPFNQITIDVATANGVPLWNYWLALEGPGMVNGGISADGIHPNALNGSDSANFGAQGLRYGYNQRNFTALQVLEKVTRVVLLDGQPDPSPTPPVQSLALLMNTTSPPPGSPFAIDVIVQPINQVFNAWAVITGQGGIVYSLTPGRPGALTRGAKPLAKGVQGLRSASTVRLFSLQAIPPGVNGAWTVTAGLVPPTSSPTGIESAIPVYVDQKTLTIGGE